A window of the Streptomyces sp. NBC_01351 genome harbors these coding sequences:
- a CDS encoding SCO6881 family protein produces the protein MGFCDLPVAGYLCKAGDVIDFASDPVGAIGKWMAESAGDVAAAAADLASKAIDRTTNIDLGAGWFRDNYETILPIGLLLLVATFCAQLVRAAIKRDGQALAQAVTGTASGVLFAFCAIAFTTVAIEVVDALSTGLFAASGTDISSAVRRIVKVQQISSIAGMGWLVAVVAALGSAIGAFLFWGVMMVRKVGILILVTLAVFAGAGGGWEVARRWRRGWIEATATLVVSKLLMTIIFVLGIAAMGKTEAKDGVAALADVAAGMVIMLMILLCPYMTFKFVHWAAEGTDGEALHRAGGAGATVARQHAENAARKAAAAATGGAAAGAGAAGGGAEAAGSGGGFPGDIASNPTGGMDMGKGDSGGSSGGGFHDLMEQAAPPQARTGSGQDTGQADGPPSWSGPGSQQSGWSTSAPADPMPPAHGAPANGDSASQTGSPTGL, from the coding sequence GTGGGCTTTTGTGACCTGCCTGTCGCTGGCTACCTCTGCAAGGCCGGCGATGTGATCGACTTCGCCTCCGATCCCGTCGGCGCGATCGGGAAGTGGATGGCGGAAAGCGCCGGTGACGTCGCCGCCGCAGCAGCGGACCTCGCATCCAAGGCCATCGACCGCACCACCAACATCGACCTCGGCGCGGGATGGTTCCGCGACAACTACGAGACGATTCTGCCGATTGGCCTGCTGCTGCTCGTCGCGACGTTCTGTGCGCAGTTGGTGAGAGCCGCGATCAAACGCGACGGCCAAGCCCTCGCCCAAGCGGTGACCGGAACGGCCTCCGGCGTCTTGTTCGCCTTCTGCGCCATCGCCTTCACCACTGTCGCCATCGAAGTCGTCGACGCCCTGTCCACCGGGCTGTTCGCGGCTTCCGGGACGGACATCTCCTCCGCCGTGCGCAGGATCGTCAAGGTTCAGCAGATCAGTTCCATTGCCGGAATGGGCTGGCTCGTCGCCGTCGTCGCAGCCCTCGGCAGTGCGATCGGAGCGTTCCTGTTCTGGGGCGTGATGATGGTCCGCAAGGTCGGCATCCTGATCCTCGTCACTTTGGCCGTTTTCGCCGGAGCCGGCGGCGGCTGGGAGGTCGCCCGACGGTGGCGCCGCGGCTGGATCGAGGCCACCGCCACCCTCGTCGTCTCCAAGCTGCTGATGACGATCATCTTCGTGCTCGGCATCGCAGCCATGGGCAAGACCGAAGCCAAGGACGGTGTCGCCGCCCTCGCGGATGTCGCCGCAGGCATGGTGATCATGCTCATGATCCTGTTGTGCCCGTACATGACGTTCAAGTTCGTGCACTGGGCCGCTGAGGGAACCGACGGCGAAGCCCTCCACCGCGCCGGCGGCGCCGGCGCGACGGTTGCCCGTCAGCACGCCGAGAACGCGGCGCGCAAGGCTGCTGCGGCGGCCACCGGCGGTGCGGCGGCCGGAGCCGGCGCTGCCGGTGGTGGCGCCGAGGCTGCGGGCAGCGGCGGGGGCTTCCCCGGCGACATCGCCTCCAACCCGACCGGCGGCATGGACATGGGCAAGGGCGACTCCGGCGGCAGCTCCGGCGGGGGCTTCCACGACCTGATGGAGCAGGCCGCGCCCCCGCAGGCCCGGACCGGAAGCGGCCAGGACACCGGCCAGGCAGACGGTCCGCCGAGCTGGAGCGGCCCCGGATCCCAGCAGAGCGGGTGGAGCACCAGTGCGCCCGCCGATCCGATGCCTCCGGC